The sequence below is a genomic window from Sandaracinaceae bacterium.
CGCCTTGTGGATGTTCTCGAAGATGATGGACATGATCAGGCGGGGAGCAGGACGTAGCCGACGGCGCTGAGGATGAACTGCCAGACGATGATGCCGAACAGGGAGCCGACGACCGCCTCCGTGGTGGCGATGCCCACGCCCTCGGAGCCACCGAAGGTGCGCAGCCCGCGCTGGGAGCTGACGATGGCGATGGTGCCGCCGTAGGTCACCATCTTGAGCAACCCCAGGATGACGTCACCCGAGGTGAGCATGCTGAGGTTGAAGAAGGTGTTGGGGTTCACATCGAAGCTGACCATGGCCACGAGCATCCCCGAGCCGATGCCGACCGCGCCCCCGATGCAGAGCACCACCGTGCCCATCACGACGGCCGCGATGAAGCGTGGCACGACCAGGAAGTCGACGGGGTCCGCCGCGCTCATGCGCAACGCGTCGGTCTGCTCGGTGACCACCATGCTGCCGATCTCGGCCGCGATGCCTGCGCCCACACGCGTGGCGAGCGGCATGGCGCCCACCGAGGCGATCAGGTCGCGGACCTGCAGCTTGAGGAACGTGGCGCCCAGGAGCGACATGTCCGGGATGATCTTCTTGGTCTGCAGGCCCATCTGGTAGGCCACGATGGCGCCGATGAACGCCATGGTGACGCACATGAAGAACATCGAGCCGTTGCCGATGGCGAACATCTGCGCGGCGATGTCGCCCTTCTCGCGCTTGCCGCGCACGCAGTAGTAGAGGGTGCGGCTGAAGACACCCACCAGGTCTTTGATCTCGCGCGCGTAGAACTCGAGCTGGCTGTCCTCGACGTCGTCGTCGTGGTCGTGCGGTTCGTGCGCTTGGGTCTCGGCGGTGGCAGTGCTCATGCGCGCGTCAGTCCATGATGAAGGTGGACAGGTAGTCCGCGATGAAGACGCCGCTGGCGGCCGCCACGACCGACGCGTTGACGGAGCGGCCGACGCCGGGCGCGCCACCGCTGGTGGACAGGCCGTAGTAGCAGGAGTTCAGCGCGATCATGATGCCGAACAGGAAGGCCTTGATGACACCCACGGCGAAGTCCCAGATCTCGAGCCGCGGGAGCGACGAGTTGAGGAACAGCATCCAGTTCACGTCCAGCATGAAGCTGGCCATGCCCATGGCGCCCACGATGGCGAGGAAGTCGCCGATGACGCACAGCAGGGTGAGGATGATGACGATGCTGATGGCCCGCGGGACGACCAGGTAGCCGATGGGGTCGATGGCCAGGGCCCGCAGGGCGTCGAGCTGCTCGGTGACCGCCATGGTGCCGAGCTCGGCCGTGTTGTTGGCCCCCACGCGCCCGTTGAACATCAGCGCCATGAGCAGCGGGCCGATCTCGCGGAAGGTGGTGTAGATGGCCGACCAGCCGACGAAGCTGCGCGCGTTGTAGCGGATGACCAGCGGCGCGGCCTGGATGACCATGATGGCGCCGACGAAGAAGGCGGTGGCGGCGAGGATGGGCAGCGACTTGACGCCCATGCGGTACATGTTCCGGAAGAACTCGTAGCGGTCGATCTTCCACGGCAGCGAGCGACGCAGGATCTGACCCGCCATGATGGCGATGCCACCCGCCTGCCCGGCGATCCCGAGCAGCGTGGCGCCCACCCGCTCGGGGATGGCCAACGTAGCCGACGTTCCGTTGCTCATAGGGGGCCCTCTGTCTCGCCGCGGATGAACTGATGCACGTAGGGGTTGCGCGAGGCCCACGCTTCTTCGAGCGTCCCGTCGAAGATGAGCTCGCCGTTGAGCAGCATGCCGACACGGTCGGCGATACTCAAGACCCGCTGGATGTCGCTGGAGACGACCATGACGGTGCTGCGCTGCTCCCGCGCCTCGTCGCGGATGAGGTTGCAGATGCGCTGGCTGGTGACCGGGTCGAGCCCTGCGGTGGGCTCGTCGTACAGGATGTAGGGCGCGCGGATGATGGTGGCCCTGGCCACGCCGATGCGCTTCTTCTGCCCGCCGGACAAGCTGTTCGGGTTGCGATCTTCGAAGCCGGGGAGGGACATGCGCATGAGCCGCTCGGCCACGCGCTCCTTGATCTCTTCCTCGCTGATGTTGTCGAACAGGCGGCGCAGCGGGAACGCGATGTTGTCCCCCACGCTTTTATCGAACAACGCGTAATTCTGGAAGAGATAGCCGATCTTCTTGCGCAGCTGCGCGAGCTTCAGCTCGTCGTGGAAGGTGACCTCTTCCCCGTCGATCCACACCTGCCCCGTCTCGGGCGTGAGCAGGCCCGCGATGGTCTTGAACAGGACGCTCTTGCCCGCCGCACCAGGGCCGATGAGCGCGTAGATGCACTCATGGGGAACTTCGAGGGAAACCCCGCGCAATACAGGGGTTTTGAAGCGTAGATGGATGTCGTGGACCTTGATCACCGTATCAGGACGCGCGCGGCGGAAGCGGAGTGTACAAGTTTCGTTTCAAAAAGATAGCTCCGACGTCGTACCCTGTGCGTGGCCATGACCGACCCCTCCATCCCATCGCTGCCAGCGGGTACCCTCGTCCTGAACCGCTTCGAGGTCGTGGCGTTCGCGCACGCCGACTCGCTCGGGGCGCTGTACCGCGCCAAGGACACGAAGACCCAGCGACCGATCGCGCTGCGCGTGTTCCGGCCCGCGTACATGACGGAACCGGTCGTGGCAGCCCTCAAGAGCGCCGTGCGAGCGGCCACCAAGATCCGCCACCCCAACGTGGCCAGCACCTTCGGCCTCGGGCTGGCGCTGGGCGCGCACGTGCTGGCGTTCGAGTGGGTCGAAGGGCAGACGCTGGCGGCGTGCCTCGCTGGGCGCGACGGAAAGCCCGTGTCGCTGCATGGCGCCGCGCAGGTCATCCATGCGGTGTGCGAGGCGCTCGAGGCGGCCGAGGAGCACGGTGACGGGGCTCCTCATGGCGCGCTGCGTCCAGACGCGGTGTGGATCGGACAGAACGGCGTCGTGAAGGTGACGGAGTTCGGCGTGGCGGACGCGCTCGTGCGCTCGCTCGGCATCGCGGTCCTCCCCCCCGCCGAGCAGACCTGCATGGCGCCGGAGGTGAAGGCTGGCGGCACGGCGACGCTGCAGTCGGACGTGTTCTCCGTCGGGGCCATCACCTACCAGCTGCTCACCGGGCGCTCCACCGCGCAGGGCTTCGTGCCGCCGTCGAAGGCGCATCCAGACGCCACGGCCGAGATCGACGCGTGGCTGCTGAAGTGCCTCGCGCCCGACCCGGCCAACCGCTACGCGATCTTCGACGTGGTGCGCGAGACGCTGGACGAGCTGGTCCAGCACGCGCCGCCTCCGGGACCCACGGACGACTTCGGCGTGGCGCTGCGTGAGGCCGGCGTCGCGGGTCGCACATCGCTCGTCGCGCCCGAGCCGCCTGCTGGCGATCGCCCGCAGGTTGGCGCTCGCGTCTCGTTGGACCAGGGCTTTCGGCCGGACGCGGCGCCAGGTGGCGCGGCACCTTCCGCGATCGTGGACCTCGGCGCGCTGCTGGCGCAGGTCACGGAGAACGACTCGCAGCGCTGGATCGTGGTGAAGGACGGGCTCGACCACGGGCCGTTCTCGGGCCGTGAGCTGGTGCGCATGCTGGCGGCGGGTGAGGTCACCTCGGCCCACAGCGTCATGAACATGGACACGGGCGAGCGGAAGCCCGTCACTGCGTGGCCCGAGTTTGCGGACTTCGCGTCGCAGCGCGAGGCCAAGGTCAAGCAGGAGGCCACCGCGGTGGCCGTGGAGAAGGTGGCGAGCTCCGAGAAGCGCGCAGGCCGCACCAAGGTCCTGGTGGCGGGCGGGCTCATCCTGGCCGTGGTCGGCGGGGGCGTCGCCTTCGCGCTGACGCGCGACGCGAGCGAGTCCGAGCGCTTGGCCCAGGCCGATCTCGACGGACTCTACGAGATGGGCGAGATCGAGATCGAGGGCACGGCCGAGACCCTGACCGATCCGCACGCGGGGGGGCACCGTCGCGGCGGCGGCGGGCACGGCGGTGGCGGGCACGGCGGAGCCGGTGGCAGCGGCGGAGGGGCTGGCGGCGGCGAGTCTGGCGGGGGCGGCGGTGGTGGCCTGACCTACGAGGAGGCCATGAACCGCGCCGTCGAGATGGGGGACATCAGCGGCGGCGGCTCTGGCGGTGGACAGCTCACGTCTGCCCAGGTCGCGGCCACCATGAATCAGCACGTCAACCGCATCTATGGCGCGTGCGTGGTGCCCGAGCAGGGGCGCGGCGGCAACCTCAACGCGGTCACCATCGACATCGCCATCCTGGGCAGCGGCCAGGTGCAGGGCGCGAGCACTCCGCAGGGCAGCTCGGAGTTCAAGGCGTGCGTCAACCGTGTGGTGCGTGGCATCCGCTTCCCCACCTTCGGGGCTCCCCGGATGGGTTCACGCTATCGGTTCAACGCGCGCTGACACGGTCCGCTTGCGCGTCACGCACGTGTAGGCCATTCACGCACTCATGCGTACATGGTCGGAGGTTGGTCGAGGGGGGCGCGTGGGCGCCATGTTCGGGGTGGTGTGGGCGACGCTGTGTGGGTCGGGGTGTCAGGCAACCCTGGAGAGCGGGCTGGACGAAGGTCAGGCGGACGCCGTGGTCGTCGCGTTGCACACCCAGGGGATCGGCGCGGAGAAGGTGGCCGGCGCGGGCAACGACGCTGGCTTCGAGATCCAGGTCAGCACGGAGGACGTGGGGCCGGCGCTGCGTGTTCTGCGGGAGGCCGGGCTGCCAGCCGCTCGTGAGCCGGGCATCCACGAAGTCTTTGGCGCCGGTGGCCTCATCCCCACCGCCACCGAAGAGCGCGCGCGTCTGGCCATGGCGCTGGCCGGAGAGCTGGCGGCCACCCTCGAGCGCATCGACGGGGTGCTGGACGCCAGGGTGCACGTTGCCCTGCCGGACCGGCGGCTGGGGCTCATGGATGACGCCCCCCAGCGGCCCCGGGCTTCGGTGCTCCTGAAGCACCATCGGGGCGACACACCCTATGAGGAGGCATCCGTGCGGTCCCTCGTGGCGGGGGCGGTGGACGGGATGCTGCCCGAGGACGTGTCCGTCATGGCCGTCATCGCCCCGCCGCCGTCTGATTCGCGGCAAGCGCTGGTCTCTTTCGGTCCCGTGTCGGTGACGCGGGGGTCCGCGTCCGCGCTGCGAGCGATCGGGATCGCTGGGTTGGCGGGCTACGCCGCCCTGGCCTTGGTCCTGCTCGTGGTCGTGACACGCGCTCGTCAGCGCGTGAGGGTCCTGGAAGCGAGCCTGGCGACCGCCCTCGAGGCCGGCGCGGCGGTCGCGGCGGCCGAATAGGGGAGGGGCCCGAGAGGGGGGCCCGGGAGCGAAGCGCCGGCCCCGAAGAGACCTTCATTGACACCCGGAAGCCAGGGTACTATCACCATGCCGCTCGAACCTGGGCCCCCTCGCGAAGTGCGTGAAAACGTGCCGCGACGCCCCGGTCGAAGGCCGAAACCACCCCTCAACCGGAGCGCTACGCTTCATGTTCGCCGTCTATCTCCCCGTGTTCATCATGCTGGGCGTGGCCACCTTGGTCGCCGTCGGCATGTTCACGGCCACCTCGCTGGCCGGGCCCAAGAACATGACCGCGGAAAAGGCCATTCCGTACGAGTCAGGGTCCGAAACCACGGGTGCCAACCACATCAGGATGAGCATCAAGTTCTACCTGACGGCCATCCTGTTCGTGGTCTTCGACATCGAAGCGGTCTTCCTCTACCCGTGGGCGGCCATGTTCCGCAGCCTCGGGTGGCTCGGCTTCGTCGAGATGCTGCTGTTCATCGTCATCCTGGGCGTCACCCTCATCTACGCCTGGAAGAAGGGAGCCCTCGAATGGGAGAGCTGAACCAACTCAAGGTCATCGGTGGCGCGAGCGGCGAGAGCTTCTTCACCACCAAGTTCGACGCGCTACTCGCGTGGTCGCGCAAGTGGTCCCTCTTCCAGTACCCGTTCGCCACGGCCTGCTGTGGCATGGAGTTCTTCCAGGTGGCCGGCCCGCGCTACGACGTCGCGCGCTTCGGCGCCGAGGCTCCGCGCTTCAGCCCCCGCCAGTCGGACGTGCTCTGGGTGGTCGGCACCATCAGCCAGCGCCAGGGCCCCGTGCTCAAGCGCATCTACGAGCAGATGGCCGACCCCAAGTGGGTCATCGCGTTCGGCACTTGCGCCAGCTGCGGCGGGTTCTACGACAACTACACGACCATCCCCGGCGCCGACAAGGTCATCCCGGTGGACGTGTTCATCCCCGGCTGTCCCCCGCGCCCCGAGGCCGTGCTCGACGGGCTCATGCTCCTGCAGGAGAAGATCACCAACGGCAACCGCGAGCCCGCCGTCGTGCTCCCGGCCGAGGTGCCCCGGCAGCTCAAGGAGCGCGTGGGTGAGATCCCGGTGGCCAGCGCCACCAAGACGGGAGGCCACGGATGAGCAAGGCAGTGATTGCACGCCTGAAGACGCAGTTCGGTGACAAGGTCCTCGCCAGCAGCGACTTCCGCGGCGACGACAGCGCGACCGTCGCGATGGGCGACTGGGTCGCGGTGGCCACCTTCCTGCGCGACGACGCGCAGCTGAAGATGGACATGTTCACGGACATCACGGCCGTGGACTACCCCGAGCGCGAGCCGGACGAGCCGCGCTTCGAGCTGGTGCTCATGGTCCGTTCGCTCGAGAAGAACCACCGCGCCATCCTGAAGACCAAGGTGGCCGACGGCGCCACGCCACCCACGCTCACTGGCGTCTGGGCGGGCGCCAACTGGGGTGAGCGCGAGGTCTTCGACATGTTCGGCATCCGCTTCAAGGATCACCCCGACATGCGCCGCATCCTGATGTACGACGAGTTCGTCGGGCACCCGCTGCGCAAGGACTACCCCATCGACCGTGTGCAGCCCATCGTCGAGTACCGCGACGCGACCGACATGGCCAAGCTCGCGCCCTTCGGCATCGAAGAGGGTCAGCCCTTCGCGCGCATCGACTGGGAGGCGCGCCTCGGTGCGGACAAGCCCACGCAGGTGAGCCCCGCCATCGCCCAGCAGCAGGGCCAGACGCGCACGCTCAGCGACAGCGCCGCCGCGCAGCTGTTGATGGAGAAGCTCGCCGCCAAGCGCGCCGCCGAGAGCGCAGAAGCCCCGCAGGAATAGGAGTAGAACGTGGAGCCAGCCGACGACATCCTGCTCGACGACGACGCTGCCCTCGAGCTCCCCTCGGAGCCGATGCGCCTCAACATGGGTCCCTCGCACCCGGCCATGCACGGCACCATCCGCATGGTGCTCGACCTGGACGGTGAGATCGTCCAGAACGTGGACGTGCAGCCGGGCTACCTGCACCGCGGCTTCGAGAAGAGCTGCGAGCGGGGCACCTGGGCGCAGGTCTTCCCGTACACCGACCGCCTCAACTACGTCTCGCCCATGTGCAACAACGTGGGCTACGCGCTGGCGGTGGAGAAGCTGCTCGACATCGAGGTGCCCGAGCGCGCGCAGTACTACCGCGTGATGCTCTCCGAGATCGCGCGCATCTGCGACCACTTCACGTGCAACGGCGCCGCGGCCATGGAGCTCGGCGCGTTCACGCCGTTCCTGTGGATCCTCAAGGTGCGCGAGTGGCTCTGGCACATCCTCGAGGCCGAGACGGGCGCGCGCATGACGCACAGCTTCGCGCGCATCGGCGGCATGGCGGCGGCGCCCACCCCCGGCTTCAAGGCGGCTGTGCGGCACCGCATCCCCGAGGTGCGCAAGGTCATCGCCGAGACCGAGACGATGCTGGCCAAGAACCGCATCTTCCTCGACCGCACGCAGGGCGTCGGCATCCTCACCAAGGAGCGGGCCATCGCGCTCGGATGCACGGGCGTCATCGGCCGCGCGGCGGGCATCCCGTACGACGTGCGCAAGGACAACCCCTACCTGGTCTACGGCGACCTCGACTTCGAGGTGCCCATCGGGCAGGACGGCGACAACTGGGACCGCTTCAGCGTGCGCTTCGAAGAGGTGCACCAGTCGCTCCGCATCCTCGAGCAGTGCCTGGACAAGATGCCGGACGAGGGGCCTGTGTCCGTGTCCGACCCGCGCATCACGCTGCCGCCGAAGAGCGCGGTGTACTCGACCATCGAGGGCACCATCGCGCACTTCAAGCTCATCATGGAGGGCCTCAAGCCCCCCAAGGGCGAGGTCTACAGCTTCACCGAGGCCGGCAACGGCGAGCTCGGCTTCTTCATCGTCAGCGACGGCAGCGGCACCCCCTACCGCATCCGCGTGAGGCCCCCCTGCTGGTACAACCTGCAGGCGGTGCGCGAGATGATCATGGGCGACATGATCGCGGACATCATCCCAACGTTCGGGTCGATCAACATGATCGGCGGCGAGTGCGATCGCTGAGGTCTATTCAACTATGTCGACGTTTACCCTGAACGGGAAAGAAGTCCCCTTCGAAGCGGGCGAGACGATCATGCAGGCCGCGTGGCGCGCCGGCATCGAGATCCCGCACTACTGCTGGCACCCGGGGCTCAGCATCGCCGCCAACTGCCGCATGTGCCTGGTGCACATCGAGAGCGGCCGTCAGATGGCGATGCCCATCGTCAAGTGGGACGAGAAGAAGAAGGCCTATGTCCCCGACACCAAGCCCAAGCTGACGCCCGCGTGCCAGCAGACGGCGGCCGAGGGCATGGTCATCAGCAGCGAGAGCGCGGAGGTCAAGCAGGCCCAGAGCGCCGTCCAGGAGCTGCTGCTGCTCAACCACCCGGTGGACTGCCCCATCTGCGACCAAGCGGGTGAGTGCAAGCTGCAGGACTACTACTACGAGCACCAGAGCACGGCGAAGCGCAAGCTCACCGAGCCCGTGCACAAGCCCAAGGGCGTGCGCTTCGGACCCACCATCGTGTACGACGCCGAGCGCTGCATCATGTGCACCCGCTGCATCCGCGTGTGTGACGAACTGGCGGGCGACCCGGTGCTCGACATGCGCGAGCGCGGCAACCGCAACGAGATCACGGTGGCCCAGGGGCGCGAGCTCGACCACCGCTACACGCTCATGACCGAGCACGTCTGCCCGGTCGGCGCGCTCACCAGCAAGGACTTCCGCTTCAAGGCGCGCGTCTGGTTCCTCAAGAGCCAGGAGGGCGTGTGCTCGGGCTGCGCCACGGGCTGCAACACGCACGTGGACTTCGACCCGCGCTACGGCAAGGTCTACCGCCTGCGCCCGCGCGACAACATGGACGTGAACAAGTTCTGGATGTGCGACGACGGCATGATGACGTACCGCCGCCAGAGCGAGGATCGCGTGCTGGCCGCCACCATTGGTCGTGGCGAGGCGCGGGTGCCCGCGTTCGGCGATGAACCCGTCGCGCGCGCGGCGCAGCAGCTCGGCGCCGTCACGTCGAACAAGATCGGCGTGGTCCTCAGCGCCCAGCACAGCAACGAGGACAACTACGCGCTGGCGCAGCTGGCCAAGAAGCTGGGCACCACCAAGCTCTACCTTGCCGGCCTGGACGCCGAGCGCGAGGGCTGGGTGGCGGACGCCATCTTGCGCAGCGCCGACCCCAACCCCAACACGGCGGGCGCGCGGCTCGCGGCGGGCGGCGCTCTCGACGAGACCACCGAGGATCTCTTGCAGGACATCCTGGGCGGCGAGGTCGAGGCGGTCATCGCGCTCGGCGCGGCCAGCCTCGAGAACCTGGCCGAGCTCGAGGCCCTGACCAAGCTGGACGCCGTCGTCAGCCTCACCAGCCACGTGGGCGCGTTGCCCGCGACGGCGAGCGTGGTGCTGCCCGTCGCCAGCGTGTTCGAGACGCACGGCACCTTCGTGAACGCGAAGGGCATGAGCCAGGCCTTCCGCCGCGCCGTCACCGCACAGGCGGGCATCGAGCCGGGCTGGAAGACGGTCGCCGACCTGGCGCGCGCCATGGGTCACGACCTGGCGCTCGGCGGGCTGCAAGACATCCGTAGCAAGCTGGCCAAGACGGCCGCGGAGAGCGTCGCCGCCAGCGGCGCGGAGGCACGCGCATGACCACCGGACTCCTGCTGATCACCACGGCGCTGAAGATCCTCTTCATCCTGCTGGTCACCGTGGGGGCCTTCGCGCCCATGCTGGTGTGGGCCGAGCGCCGCCAGAGCGCCATGATGCAAGACCGCATCGGCCCGCACCGCGCAGGCATCCGGCTCCCGTCCGGCGCGGCAGATGCGTTCCGCGCCTCCGTCGCGCCCATGCGGCTCGGGGCGCTGGGGGCGGGGGGGCTGGGCGCGCTGACCCTGCTCCTGCTCGCGTACATGTGGGCCAGTGATCAACCGGCGATGCTGCCGGCGTCCCCTGCGGAGTTGGCGGCGATGGGTGTCGGCCTCTTGGCGCTCGGTGGCCTGCTCGACGTCGGCGCCAAGATTCACCAGATGCTGGCCGACAACGGCGGCAACATCTCGCTCGCGGGTCTGCTGCACCCACTCGCAGACGCCCTGAAGTTCATCTTCAAGGAGGACTTCGTCCCGCCCAAGGCCGACAAGCTGCTGCACTCCCTGGCGCCCATCGTCACGCTCATGCCGGCCATCGCGGTGTTCGCGGTCATCCCCTTCACCGACGTGCTCTACCTCGAGCACTGGGACGCGGTCGTTCCGCGCAACGGTGTGGTCGCGGACGCCACCGCCATCCCCATGCAGGTGGCCAACCTGAACGTCGGCGTGCTCTTCCTGTTCGCCATCGCGGGCACGGGCATCATCGGCGCGGCCATCGGCGGCTACGCCTCGGACAACAAGTACTCGCTCATCGGCGGCATCCGCGCGGCGAGCCAGATGGTCAGCTACGAGGTCGCCCTCGGCCTCACCATCGTGCCGTGCTTCATGATCTACGACTCGCTGCGGCTCGAGGCCATGGCGACCTGGCAGCACGACAACGGCGTGTGGGGCGTGTGCGTGCTCCCCATCACCATCGCCTTCGTGCTCTTCTTCACGGCAGCCATCGCCGAGACCAAGCGCATCCCGTTCGACCTCCCCGAGGGTGAGTCCGAGCTGGTGGGGGGCTACCTCACCGAGTACTCCGGCATGAAGTTCGGCATGTTCTTCATGAGCGAGTTCATCGAGGTGGTGGGCTTGGCGGCCGTCGCCGCGGTCATCTTCTTCGGCGGCTGGGACCTGCCCTTCGTGTACCGCGACGGAATCGACCTCCCGGGCGTGTGGGACGCGCAGCTGGCGTCGTTCATCATGGGCGTCCCGTACAACGCGGCCGCACCCGGCATCGACGCCACGGGCATCGCGCTCGCGCACTGGGGCGTGCTCGCCATCGGCGTCGCAGGCTTCCTCGGCAAGATCGTCGCGCTCATCTGGTTCCAGCTGCTCACGCGTTGGTCGCTGCCCCGCTTCCGCTACGACCAGATGATGCAGCTGTGCTGGAAGGGCCTGCTCCCCGCCGCGCTGGGCAACATCCTGTTCACGGGTGTGGTCGTGCTGCTCGGCGAGGGCGCGCTCAGGGTGGCCGTGTGGAGCGGCACCGCCGTCACCGTCGGCAGCCTGGTCTTCTTCTTCCTCCCTGCGTTCAAGCGCGACCCGCGCACGGTTGGCACCGCCCAGCCGGCCGCGTCCTGACTCTGGAGTTCTCATGGCTGCCACCGTCAAGGTCATCACCAAGCCCGCCCGCACCGTCGCCGAACAGGCCTATGTGCCCGCTATCGCGTCGGGTCTGCGCCTCACCATGGGGCGCTTCTTCAAGAACACGTTCAGCAGCCGGGAAGAGGGCGAGATCGTCACCCTCATGTACCCGGAGGAGACCGAGGCCTACCCCGAGCGCTTCCGCGGCATCCACCGCCTGACGCAGCGGGCCGACGGGTCTCCGCGCTGCGTGGCCTGCCTGTGCTGCAGCACGGCGTGTCCCGCGCAGTGCATCCACATCGAGGCCGGCGAGTACGACGAGGAGGACCCGCGCCACGGGTACGAGCGCTACCCCGTCACGTTCGTGATCGACGAGCTGCGCTGCATCTTCTGCGGGTACTGCGTCGAGGCGTGCCCGTGCGACGCCATCCGCATGGACACCGGCGCCCACATGCCGCCCAGCACCTCGCGCGAGCACTTCCTCTACGACAAGGAGACGCTGCTGTCGCTCCCCGGGCGCGACGGGAGCTACCTCACGGCCAACCCGCGCCACGAGCCGGGCGACGCGACGCACCCCGGCGTGGACCGCGAACGCGGACACTGACAGCTCCGACGCGATGAGCTGCGCTGGGTGGCGCCGCTCCAGATGAGGAAGGCTCGGGGTGCGGACCCCGGGCCTTCTTCGCGTCGGCTCGGGCTCGTGCGCGCGTGTGGTGTGCGGACGCGCCTACGTGCCTCCACCGAGGCGCGCTGCTAGGCTCGCTCGATCATGTCCGAGTCGACCAAGCGCTCCGCACTCACCACCGCAGTACATGGCGGCGAGCCGCGCTCCTACCCGTATGACGCGCTCGCCGCGCCCATCGCGCAGACCGCCACCTACTCCTTCGCCAACACGGAGGAGCTCATCCACTACTTCGAAGGGCGCATCGAGCGCATGGAGTACGGGCGCTACGGCAACCCGACCGTCGCGCTCGTGGAGAAGAAGG
It includes:
- a CDS encoding ATP-binding cassette domain-containing protein gives rise to the protein MIKVHDIHLRFKTPVLRGVSLEVPHECIYALIGPGAAGKSVLFKTIAGLLTPETGQVWIDGEEVTFHDELKLAQLRKKIGYLFQNYALFDKSVGDNIAFPLRRLFDNISEEEIKERVAERLMRMSLPGFEDRNPNSLSGGQKKRIGVARATIIRAPYILYDEPTAGLDPVTSQRICNLIRDEAREQRSTVMVVSSDIQRVLSIADRVGMLLNGELIFDGTLEEAWASRNPYVHQFIRGETEGPL
- a CDS encoding NADH-quinone oxidoreductase subunit C; translation: MSKAVIARLKTQFGDKVLASSDFRGDDSATVAMGDWVAVATFLRDDAQLKMDMFTDITAVDYPEREPDEPRFELVLMVRSLEKNHRAILKTKVADGATPPTLTGVWAGANWGEREVFDMFGIRFKDHPDMRRILMYDEFVGHPLRKDYPIDRVQPIVEYRDATDMAKLAPFGIEEGQPFARIDWEARLGADKPTQVSPAIAQQQGQTRTLSDSAAAQLLMEKLAAKRAAESAEAPQE
- the ndhC gene encoding NADH-quinone oxidoreductase subunit A — its product is MFAVYLPVFIMLGVATLVAVGMFTATSLAGPKNMTAEKAIPYESGSETTGANHIRMSIKFYLTAILFVVFDIEAVFLYPWAAMFRSLGWLGFVEMLLFIVILGVTLIYAWKKGALEWES
- the nuoB gene encoding NADH-quinone oxidoreductase subunit NuoB, with amino-acid sequence MGELNQLKVIGGASGESFFTTKFDALLAWSRKWSLFQYPFATACCGMEFFQVAGPRYDVARFGAEAPRFSPRQSDVLWVVGTISQRQGPVLKRIYEQMADPKWVIAFGTCASCGGFYDNYTTIPGADKVIPVDVFIPGCPPRPEAVLDGLMLLQEKITNGNREPAVVLPAEVPRQLKERVGEIPVASATKTGGHG
- a CDS encoding secretion protein produces the protein MRTWSEVGRGGRVGAMFGVVWATLCGSGCQATLESGLDEGQADAVVVALHTQGIGAEKVAGAGNDAGFEIQVSTEDVGPALRVLREAGLPAAREPGIHEVFGAGGLIPTATEERARLAMALAGELAATLERIDGVLDARVHVALPDRRLGLMDDAPQRPRASVLLKHHRGDTPYEEASVRSLVAGAVDGMLPEDVSVMAVIAPPPSDSRQALVSFGPVSVTRGSASALRAIGIAGLAGYAALALVLLVVVTRARQRVRVLEASLATALEAGAAVAAAE
- a CDS encoding NADH-quinone oxidoreductase subunit D, with product MEPADDILLDDDAALELPSEPMRLNMGPSHPAMHGTIRMVLDLDGEIVQNVDVQPGYLHRGFEKSCERGTWAQVFPYTDRLNYVSPMCNNVGYALAVEKLLDIEVPERAQYYRVMLSEIARICDHFTCNGAAAMELGAFTPFLWILKVREWLWHILEAETGARMTHSFARIGGMAAAPTPGFKAAVRHRIPEVRKVIAETETMLAKNRIFLDRTQGVGILTKERAIALGCTGVIGRAAGIPYDVRKDNPYLVYGDLDFEVPIGQDGDNWDRFSVRFEEVHQSLRILEQCLDKMPDEGPVSVSDPRITLPPKSAVYSTIEGTIAHFKLIMEGLKPPKGEVYSFTEAGNGELGFFIVSDGSGTPYRIRVRPPCWYNLQAVREMIMGDMIADIIPTFGSINMIGGECDR
- a CDS encoding protein kinase, whose amino-acid sequence is MTDPSIPSLPAGTLVLNRFEVVAFAHADSLGALYRAKDTKTQRPIALRVFRPAYMTEPVVAALKSAVRAATKIRHPNVASTFGLGLALGAHVLAFEWVEGQTLAACLAGRDGKPVSLHGAAQVIHAVCEALEAAEEHGDGAPHGALRPDAVWIGQNGVVKVTEFGVADALVRSLGIAVLPPAEQTCMAPEVKAGGTATLQSDVFSVGAITYQLLTGRSTAQGFVPPSKAHPDATAEIDAWLLKCLAPDPANRYAIFDVVRETLDELVQHAPPPGPTDDFGVALREAGVAGRTSLVAPEPPAGDRPQVGARVSLDQGFRPDAAPGGAAPSAIVDLGALLAQVTENDSQRWIVVKDGLDHGPFSGRELVRMLAAGEVTSAHSVMNMDTGERKPVTAWPEFADFASQREAKVKQEATAVAVEKVASSEKRAGRTKVLVAGGLILAVVGGGVAFALTRDASESERLAQADLDGLYEMGEIEIEGTAETLTDPHAGGHRRGGGGHGGGGHGGAGGSGGGAGGGESGGGGGGGLTYEEAMNRAVEMGDISGGGSGGGQLTSAQVAATMNQHVNRIYGACVVPEQGRGGNLNAVTIDIAILGSGQVQGASTPQGSSEFKACVNRVVRGIRFPTFGAPRMGSRYRFNAR
- a CDS encoding ABC transporter permease, translated to MSNGTSATLAIPERVGATLLGIAGQAGGIAIMAGQILRRSLPWKIDRYEFFRNMYRMGVKSLPILAATAFFVGAIMVIQAAPLVIRYNARSFVGWSAIYTTFREIGPLLMALMFNGRVGANNTAELGTMAVTEQLDALRALAIDPIGYLVVPRAISIVIILTLLCVIGDFLAIVGAMGMASFMLDVNWMLFLNSSLPRLEIWDFAVGVIKAFLFGIMIALNSCYYGLSTSGGAPGVGRSVNASVVAAASGVFIADYLSTFIMD
- a CDS encoding ABC transporter permease; the protein is MSTATAETQAHEPHDHDDDVEDSQLEFYAREIKDLVGVFSRTLYYCVRGKREKGDIAAQMFAIGNGSMFFMCVTMAFIGAIVAYQMGLQTKKIIPDMSLLGATFLKLQVRDLIASVGAMPLATRVGAGIAAEIGSMVVTEQTDALRMSAADPVDFLVVPRFIAAVVMGTVVLCIGGAVGIGSGMLVAMVSFDVNPNTFFNLSMLTSGDVILGLLKMVTYGGTIAIVSSQRGLRTFGGSEGVGIATTEAVVGSLFGIIVWQFILSAVGYVLLPA